In Halarcobacter mediterraneus, the following proteins share a genomic window:
- a CDS encoding hydrogenase small subunit, whose amino-acid sequence MVDSQEMVKKVFTTNSARINTNKGDAYYNSLFEKAKSRLAALRKQPALKDIDLMEVVESEGVNRRDFMKWASATTATLMLPPMFTPLVAQATELMNRVPVVWIELQDCAGNSEAILRSATPTVDDLLFDVLSLEYHHTLQAASGHQAEHQLEDAIHTFKGKYLLFVEGAIPKAMNGQYGTIGPGGETFEDNLKRLSKDAAAVVAVGTCATFGGIPAAAPNPTGAVGVMDIVKGKPIINIPACPANPANMVGVVLHYVLTGQIPELDSLLRPKFAFGYRIHDNCERRAHFDAGEYVEEWGDDGAKNNWCLYKMGCKGPMTFNNCSIIRYNEGANWPIGVGRGCIGCSEPDFWDKYAYERPMADANIKAPTGGVEKTVDEFGLGLLTATSIGIGVHAVASAVAGKRTVHSEDEE is encoded by the coding sequence ATGGTTGATTCTCAAGAAATGGTTAAAAAAGTTTTTACCACAAATTCTGCAAGAATTAATACTAATAAAGGTGATGCTTATTATAATTCGCTTTTTGAAAAAGCAAAAAGTAGATTAGCTGCATTAAGAAAGCAACCTGCACTTAAAGATATCGATTTAATGGAGGTTGTAGAAAGTGAAGGTGTAAATAGAAGAGACTTTATGAAGTGGGCAAGTGCAACAACTGCAACACTTATGTTACCTCCTATGTTTACTCCTTTAGTTGCCCAAGCAACAGAACTTATGAATAGAGTTCCTGTTGTTTGGATTGAGTTACAAGACTGTGCTGGTAACTCAGAAGCTATTTTAAGGTCAGCTACTCCAACTGTAGATGATTTACTTTTTGATGTACTATCTTTAGAGTATCATCATACATTACAAGCTGCTTCAGGTCATCAAGCTGAACATCAGTTAGAAGATGCAATTCATACTTTTAAAGGGAAATATTTACTATTTGTTGAAGGTGCAATTCCAAAAGCAATGAATGGACAATATGGAACAATTGGTCCTGGTGGTGAAACATTTGAAGATAATCTTAAAAGATTATCAAAAGATGCTGCTGCTGTAGTTGCCGTTGGTACATGTGCTACATTTGGAGGTATTCCAGCTGCTGCTCCAAATCCAACAGGTGCCGTTGGTGTTATGGATATTGTAAAAGGTAAGCCAATTATTAATATCCCTGCCTGTCCAGCAAATCCAGCTAATATGGTTGGTGTAGTTTTACATTATGTATTAACAGGTCAAATTCCTGAGTTAGACTCATTATTAAGACCTAAATTTGCATTTGGGTATAGAATTCATGATAACTGTGAAAGAAGAGCACACTTTGATGCAGGTGAGTATGTAGAAGAGTGGGGTGATGATGGAGCTAAAAATAACTGGTGTCTATACAAAATGGGTTGTAAAGGACCAATGACATTTAACAATTGTTCTATTATTAGATATAACGAAGGTGCAAACTGGCCTATTGGTGTTGGTCGTGGTTGTATTGGTTGTTCTGAACCAGATTTCTGGGATAAATATGCATATGAAAGACCAATGGCAGATGCAAATATTAAAGCTCCTACTGGTGGAGTAGAAAAAACTGTAGATGAGTTCGGTCTAGGGCTATTAACAGCTACATCAATTGGTATTGGTGTACATGCCGTAGCAAGTGCAGTTGCAGGAAAAAGAACAGTTCATAGTGAAGATGAGGAATAA
- a CDS encoding GGDEF domain-containing protein → MKKKTISYNKFITNTILISISVVVVLFVIYGTYIQSSSIEKSIRNDAKVVSSLVFQNLYTVMKNGGDKENINQMILELEESIPDIEIKILNPDSLPKDFKVNRENLKVSTHVKDGQYVELKSSIYYKEECLSCHQKVKIGDLAAVTQIDYPILNLKISLKEIVLLTTFLFLITITVFFSIWYMLLKKYFVQPINSLIEQIKKITSHEDLENKVYIDTSLKEVKELEKTFNEQNKKIVESYKDLEYISNTDSLTKVLNRKRFDEYSEMLSKTCKRYNKIFSLMLVDLNGFKLINDTYGHHIGDEILVLFSTLVKSTIRETDQFFRTGGDEFIILFPNTEIENIQIIIDKINDKFEETPYSKKDLKIIISASFGVSQFGIDGVDIDQLKAVADERMYKDKQKNKQKRS, encoded by the coding sequence TTGAAAAAGAAAACTATATCATATAACAAGTTTATTACAAATACTATATTAATTTCAATAAGTGTAGTTGTTGTTTTATTTGTTATATATGGTACTTATATTCAATCAAGTAGTATTGAAAAAAGTATTAGAAATGATGCAAAAGTTGTATCTAGTTTAGTTTTCCAAAATTTATACACTGTAATGAAAAATGGTGGTGACAAAGAAAATATTAATCAAATGATATTAGAGTTAGAAGAATCTATCCCTGATATTGAAATTAAGATTTTAAATCCAGATTCTTTACCAAAAGATTTTAAAGTAAATAGAGAGAATCTAAAAGTATCTACTCATGTTAAAGATGGACAATATGTTGAATTAAAATCTTCGATATATTATAAGGAAGAGTGCTTATCTTGTCATCAAAAAGTTAAAATAGGTGATTTAGCAGCTGTGACTCAAATAGATTATCCTATTTTAAATTTAAAAATATCTCTTAAAGAAATAGTTTTATTAACTACTTTTTTATTTTTGATAACAATAACTGTATTTTTTTCAATATGGTATATGTTATTAAAGAAATATTTCGTTCAACCTATAAATAGTTTAATTGAACAAATAAAAAAGATTACAAGCCATGAAGATTTAGAAAATAAAGTTTATATTGATACTTCTTTAAAAGAAGTAAAAGAATTAGAAAAAACTTTTAATGAACAAAATAAAAAGATTGTAGAATCATATAAAGATTTGGAATATATTAGTAATACAGATTCTTTAACTAAAGTTTTAAATAGAAAACGTTTTGATGAATATTCAGAAATGCTTTCTAAAACTTGTAAAAGATACAATAAAATCTTTTCTTTAATGTTAGTAGACCTTAATGGCTTTAAACTTATAAATGATACTTATGGTCATCATATTGGAGATGAAATTTTAGTTTTATTTTCTACTCTTGTTAAAAGTACAATAAGAGAAACTGACCAGTTTTTTCGTACAGGGGGAGACGAGTTTATAATTTTATTTCCTAACACAGAAATAGAAAATATTCAAATTATTATAGATAAAATCAATGATAAATTTGAAGAAACACCTTATAGTAAAAAAGATTTAAAAATAATAATTAGTGCTTCTTTTGGTGTTTCTCAATTTGGTATAGATGGAGTTGATATTGACCAATTAAAGGCAGTAGCTGATGAAAGAATGTATAAAGATAAACAAAAAAACAAACAAAAAAGAAGTTAA
- a CDS encoding YiiD C-terminal domain-containing protein: protein MLVELENKLHDEIPLTKFMQLKINKITKKHLITSAPLKPNINDKLTGFAGSLSTIVTISAWSVCYLKVKEIVGLENSMIAIIKSNISYRAPVTKDFTCITTLPDEKEIYKLKEKLELKKSASIRIKSQIIEKETVCVDFEGIYVIKI, encoded by the coding sequence ATGCTTGTTGAACTTGAAAATAAATTACATGATGAAATACCACTAACAAAATTTATGCAACTTAAAATTAATAAAATTACAAAAAAACATTTGATTACAAGTGCACCATTAAAACCAAACATAAATGATAAGCTAACTGGTTTTGCAGGAAGTTTAAGTACTATTGTTACAATATCAGCTTGGAGCGTATGTTATCTTAAAGTTAAAGAGATAGTAGGTCTAGAAAATAGCATGATAGCAATTATAAAAAGTAATATATCTTATAGAGCACCTGTAACAAAAGATTTTACTTGTATAACAACTTTACCAGATGAAAAAGAAATTTATAAATTAAAAGAAAAACTAGAACTAAAAAAAAGTGCCTCTATTAGAATTAAATCTCAAATTATTGAGAAGGAAACCGTATGTGTAGACTTTGAAGGAATTTATGTTATAAAAATTTAA
- a CDS encoding nickel-dependent hydrogenase large subunit: protein MKTVDIVERIEGEAKLVCQWNKEKISDVKIQFLNFRGFEFILKDKPALDALVYTPRICGICGQAHLKATVEALENIYKNHNEELILTKKAKLLREIGLNIEIIDSHIKWFYMFIMPDIVKFSQNNLAEYTPLKGKKWLEASMIASETIKSLALIGGQWPHTSYMIPGGVMSDPTLLDLISMQNYMDQAIIFFENSLVGIKLDNYLDFKKSEDLYKVKGDLKDFITISFENEFEKIGKSYNRHLVLGDSLSFEKGKINRKLTKNISYENIEELTLNSFDIDKSKISKEAYTWSKTALYSNNFYETGPLSRAIVQNRDFVNDIHRKYKDSMFTRILARMDELGFLLFKTKELIKQIDINEDSFIKPKVSLSDFKYGFGQSAVEACRGSLYHDIEIENGIISKYDVITPTVWNLGPGIEDKLSTSQKAIIGTDSLAKAKLILRSFDVCSVCTTH, encoded by the coding sequence ATGAAAACTGTAGATATAGTAGAAAGAATAGAAGGTGAAGCAAAACTTGTTTGCCAATGGAATAAAGAAAAAATATCTGATGTAAAAATACAGTTTTTAAATTTTAGAGGCTTTGAGTTTATATTAAAAGATAAGCCTGCTCTAGATGCTTTAGTTTATACTCCAAGAATTTGTGGAATTTGTGGACAAGCTCATTTGAAAGCTACAGTTGAAGCTTTAGAAAATATTTACAAAAATCATAATGAAGAACTAATTTTAACTAAAAAAGCAAAATTACTTAGAGAAATAGGTTTAAATATTGAGATTATAGATTCACATATAAAATGGTTTTATATGTTTATAATGCCTGATATAGTTAAATTTTCTCAAAATAATTTAGCAGAATATACACCTTTAAAAGGGAAAAAATGGTTAGAAGCCTCAATGATTGCTAGTGAAACTATTAAATCTTTAGCACTTATTGGAGGACAATGGCCTCACACTTCTTATATGATACCTGGAGGAGTTATGAGTGATCCTACTTTATTAGATTTAATTTCTATGCAAAATTATATGGATCAAGCTATTATTTTTTTTGAAAATAGTTTAGTTGGTATTAAACTAGACAACTACCTTGATTTCAAAAAAAGTGAAGATTTATATAAAGTAAAAGGTGATTTAAAAGATTTTATAACAATCTCTTTTGAGAATGAATTTGAAAAAATTGGTAAATCCTATAATAGACATTTAGTTTTAGGTGATTCTTTATCTTTTGAAAAAGGAAAAATAAATAGAAAATTAACTAAAAATATTAGTTATGAAAATATTGAAGAACTAACATTAAATAGTTTTGATATTGATAAATCAAAAATATCAAAAGAAGCATATACTTGGTCAAAAACTGCACTATATTCAAATAACTTTTATGAAACTGGTCCACTTTCTCGTGCAATAGTACAAAATAGAGATTTTGTAAATGATATTCATAGAAAATATAAAGATTCAATGTTTACAAGAATTTTAGCACGAATGGATGAATTAGGTTTTTTACTTTTTAAAACAAAAGAGTTAATTAAACAAATAGATATAAATGAGGATTCTTTTATTAAACCAAAAGTTTCTCTTAGTGATTTTAAATATGGATTTGGACAAAGTGCAGTAGAAGCTTGTAGAGGTTCTTTATATCATGATATTGAAATTGAAAATGGAATTATTTCAAAATATGATGTGATTACACCCACTGTATGGAATCTAGGCCCAGGGATAGAAGATAAACTTTCAACTTCACAAAAAGCAATAATAGGAACAGACTCTTTAGCAAAAGCAAAACTGATTTTACGAAGCTTTGATGTATGTTCTGTTTGTACAACTCACTAA
- a CDS encoding YebC/PmpR family DNA-binding transcriptional regulator: MGRAFEYRKAAKMKRWGNMSRVFPKLAKAIEIAAKAGGGDPEMNPALRTAILNAKAQNLPKTNIEAAIKRATGKDAKNYTDVNFEGKGPHGVLVFVECATDNNTRTVANVKMHFNKNGGQVVPTGSLEFMFDRRAIFEFDKPDIDLEELELELIDSGLEELEEEDGLCIALADYTDFGNMNTKFEELGIELKKAELKRISNNPQVFTEEQQEEIGKLLEKLEDDDDVQAVFTNME, translated from the coding sequence ATGGGTAGAGCCTTTGAATATCGAAAAGCAGCAAAAATGAAAAGATGGGGAAATATGTCAAGGGTTTTCCCAAAACTAGCAAAAGCAATCGAAATTGCAGCAAAAGCTGGTGGTGGTGATCCAGAAATGAACCCAGCATTAAGAACAGCTATTTTAAATGCAAAAGCACAAAATTTACCAAAAACAAATATTGAAGCAGCTATAAAAAGAGCAACAGGAAAAGATGCAAAAAATTATACGGATGTAAACTTTGAAGGAAAAGGTCCTCACGGAGTACTTGTATTTGTAGAATGTGCAACAGATAATAATACAAGAACTGTTGCAAATGTTAAAATGCATTTCAATAAAAATGGTGGACAAGTTGTTCCAACAGGTTCTTTAGAATTTATGTTTGATAGAAGAGCTATTTTTGAATTTGATAAGCCTGATATAGATTTGGAAGAATTAGAATTGGAATTAATTGATTCTGGGCTTGAAGAACTTGAAGAAGAAGATGGATTATGTATAGCACTTGCTGATTATACAGATTTTGGAAATATGAATACAAAGTTTGAAGAACTTGGAATTGAACTAAAAAAAGCAGAATTAAAAAGAATCTCTAACAATCCTCAAGTATTTACAGAAGAACAACAAGAAGAAATAGGTAAACTACTTGAAAAACTTGAAGATGATGATGATGTTCAAGCAGTATTTACAAATATGGAATAA
- a CDS encoding TetR/AcrR family transcriptional regulator: MSSKEEKKNSIIENALKLFSKKGFYNTTIPDIAKAMSMSVGNMYNYFKSKEELAKFAIKYSTNILATDLKKINEMDASSKEKIFLFTKKYLENVQKSPEIIEYFLRVYLSNREVFQEGCEGFLCVSEFVTEVMILLDEGAAKKEFRQQDFFPAFAMIMGALGGFAFLSGEQVLDKDIISYSDDVAENIYRALKYEK; the protein is encoded by the coding sequence GTGTCGTCAAAAGAAGAAAAGAAAAATTCAATTATTGAAAATGCATTAAAACTTTTTTCTAAAAAAGGTTTTTATAATACAACAATACCTGATATTGCAAAAGCTATGAGTATGAGTGTTGGAAATATGTATAATTATTTTAAATCAAAAGAAGAACTTGCAAAATTTGCTATTAAGTATTCAACTAATATTTTGGCAACTGATTTGAAAAAAATAAATGAAATGGATGCATCTTCAAAAGAAAAAATATTTTTATTTACTAAAAAATATTTAGAGAATGTTCAAAAATCTCCTGAAATTATTGAATATTTTTTAAGAGTATATTTATCAAATAGAGAAGTTTTTCAAGAAGGATGTGAAGGTTTTTTATGTGTAAGTGAATTTGTAACAGAAGTTATGATTTTACTTGATGAGGGAGCTGCTAAAAAAGAGTTTAGACAACAAGATTTCTTTCCTGCTTTTGCAATGATTATGGGAGCATTAGGTGGTTTTGCTTTTCTTTCTGGAGAGCAAGTTCTTGATAAAGATATAATAAGCTATTCAGATGATGTGGCAGAAAATATCTATAGAGCATTAAAGTATGAAAAATAA
- a CDS encoding bifunctional aconitate hydratase 2/2-methylisocitrate dehydratase, with amino-acid sequence MSLLATYKAHTEERLNEGGLPPLALTAEETAELVELLKANPVEEAEYCLELFKNKINPGVDDAAYVKAAFLNDIVQGKVACSVISKIEAIEILGTMMGGFNVSPLIEALKVEEVAEAAATQLKNTILVYDAFNDVKDLMDAGNAKAKEVIESWANAEWFTNKPALEEEIKLTVYKIPGETNTDDLSPATVAFTRPDIPLHATAMLQSRMEKPLEKMEELRQKGNPLAYVGDVVGTGSSRKSGINSVQWHMGRDIPGVPNKRTGGVVIGSIIAPIFFNTAEDSGCLPIEAPVDELETGDEIIVKPYAGQITKNGEVVSEFKLAPNTMTDEMRAGGRIPLIIGKGLTAKAREVLGLGASDMFLAPEQPADSGKGFSQAQKMVGRACGIEGVRPGMYVEPIATTVGSQDTTGPMTRDEIKELAALSFGADMVMQSFCHTAAYPKPADIKLRHTLPDFINSRGGVTLKPGDGVIHSWLNRLCLPDTVGTGGDSHTRFPIGISFPAGSGLIAFAGVTGMMPLTMPESVLVKFKGEMQPGITLRDLVNAIPYQAIQDGLLTVPKKNKKNVFAGTIIEIQGLPQLKVEQAFELSDAAAERSAAACSVQLDKEPIIEYLSSNIALIEKMIEEGYEDSRTLQRRADKMKEWLANPELIQPDADAEYKAVIEIDLNEIKEPILACPNDPDDVDTLSNILADSNRPTEKIDEVFVGSCMTNIGLFRALGEVLKGEGEVPAKLWVAPPTKMDEAQLTEEGYYAIFAGAGARLEMPGCSLCMGNQAQVSEGSVVFSTSTRNFDNRLGKNSKVYLGSAEMAAVSALLGRLPTVEEYMKIVPNKITEKNKDGVYKYLNFHQVTPEQLTGLMTSR; translated from the coding sequence ATGAGTTTATTAGCTACTTATAAAGCACATACAGAGGAAAGATTAAACGAAGGTGGATTACCACCATTAGCATTAACTGCTGAAGAAACTGCTGAGCTTGTAGAATTACTAAAAGCTAACCCAGTTGAGGAAGCGGAATATTGCTTAGAATTATTTAAGAATAAAATTAACCCAGGTGTTGATGATGCAGCATATGTAAAAGCAGCATTTTTAAATGACATCGTACAAGGTAAAGTTGCATGTTCAGTTATCTCTAAAATAGAAGCAATTGAAATTTTAGGAACAATGATGGGTGGATTTAATGTTTCTCCATTAATCGAAGCATTAAAAGTTGAAGAAGTTGCAGAGGCAGCTGCTACACAATTAAAAAATACAATCTTAGTATATGATGCATTTAATGATGTAAAAGACTTAATGGATGCTGGAAATGCAAAAGCTAAAGAAGTTATTGAATCTTGGGCAAATGCAGAGTGGTTTACAAATAAACCAGCATTAGAAGAAGAAATTAAATTAACTGTTTACAAAATTCCAGGTGAAACAAATACAGATGATTTATCTCCTGCAACTGTTGCATTTACAAGACCTGATATCCCATTACACGCAACTGCAATGTTGCAATCAAGAATGGAAAAACCATTAGAAAAAATGGAAGAATTAAGACAAAAAGGTAATCCTTTAGCATATGTTGGTGATGTTGTTGGTACTGGTTCTTCAAGAAAATCAGGTATTAACTCTGTTCAATGGCATATGGGTAGAGATATTCCAGGTGTTCCAAATAAAAGAACTGGTGGTGTTGTAATTGGTTCTATTATTGCTCCAATTTTCTTCAATACTGCAGAAGATTCAGGATGTTTACCAATTGAAGCTCCAGTTGATGAGTTAGAAACTGGTGATGAAATTATTGTTAAGCCTTACGCTGGGCAAATTACTAAAAATGGTGAAGTAGTTTCTGAATTTAAATTAGCTCCAAATACTATGACTGATGAAATGAGAGCAGGTGGTAGAATTCCTTTAATTATTGGTAAAGGTCTTACTGCAAAAGCAAGAGAAGTATTAGGATTAGGAGCTTCAGATATGTTCTTAGCTCCTGAGCAACCAGCTGATTCTGGAAAAGGTTTTTCTCAAGCACAAAAAATGGTTGGTAGAGCTTGTGGTATTGAAGGTGTTAGACCAGGTATGTATGTTGAACCAATCGCAACTACTGTTGGATCACAAGATACAACTGGACCAATGACAAGAGATGAGATTAAAGAACTTGCGGCATTATCATTTGGTGCTGATATGGTTATGCAATCATTTTGTCATACAGCAGCTTATCCAAAACCAGCAGATATCAAATTAAGACATACTTTACCTGATTTCATTAATTCAAGAGGTGGTGTTACACTTAAGCCAGGTGATGGTGTTATTCACTCTTGGTTAAATAGATTATGCTTACCAGATACAGTTGGTACTGGTGGAGATTCACATACAAGATTCCCAATTGGTATTTCATTCCCAGCTGGTTCTGGTCTTATTGCATTTGCAGGTGTTACTGGTATGATGCCATTAACTATGCCAGAATCTGTATTAGTTAAATTCAAAGGTGAAATGCAACCAGGAATTACTTTAAGAGATTTAGTTAATGCTATTCCTTATCAAGCAATTCAAGATGGATTATTAACTGTTCCTAAGAAAAATAAAAAGAATGTATTTGCGGGTACAATTATTGAAATTCAAGGTTTACCACAACTTAAAGTTGAGCAAGCATTTGAATTATCAGATGCAGCAGCAGAGAGATCAGCAGCAGCTTGCTCTGTTCAATTAGATAAAGAACCAATTATTGAATACTTATCTTCAAATATTGCATTAATTGAAAAAATGATTGAAGAAGGTTATGAAGATTCTAGAACTCTTCAAAGAAGAGCAGATAAAATGAAAGAATGGTTAGCTAACCCAGAATTAATTCAACCAGATGCTGATGCAGAATATAAAGCAGTAATTGAAATTGATTTAAATGAGATTAAAGAGCCAATTTTAGCTTGTCCAAATGATCCAGATGATGTTGATACTTTATCTAACATTTTAGCAGATTCAAATAGACCAACTGAAAAAATTGATGAAGTATTTGTTGGTTCTTGTATGACTAATATTGGACTATTTAGAGCACTTGGTGAAGTTCTTAAAGGTGAGGGTGAAGTTCCAGCTAAATTATGGGTTGCTCCTCCAACAAAAATGGATGAAGCTCAATTAACAGAAGAAGGATATTATGCAATTTTTGCAGGAGCTGGTGCAAGATTAGAAATGCCAGGTTGTTCTTTATGTATGGGTAACCAAGCACAAGTATCTGAAGGTTCTGTTGTATTCTCAACAAGTACAAGAAACTTTGATAATAGACTTGGTAAAAACTCAAAAGTTTATTTAGGTTCTGCAGAAATGGCAGCAGTATCTGCACTTCTTGGAAGACTTCCAACTGTAGAAGAGTATATGAAAATCGTACCTAATAAAATTACTGAGAAAAACAAAGATGGAGTTTATAAATACTTAAACTTCCACCAAGTAACTCCTGAACAATTAACTGGATTAATGACATCTAGATAA
- a CDS encoding NADH-quinone oxidoreductase subunit B family protein, translating into MKNNERNKPKIVWLQAITCNGNTHSFLSANVNRLKLFLNSFDLIYHPSLTTDILLDDLLKKDEEIDFLLVEGAISSNKEFFQLSNQTTNEILKKLVLKSKYLIAVGSCASYGGVHKKFEQNNNILGLQEALFEHDTSTLKHPIVNLTGCPVHPEWIFQTLFSLKEYKQIALDEKGRPKEIYSYLAHHGCTRNEYFEWKVEANSFGLKEGCLFYEQGCRGPMTHSNCNKILWNDVNSKTRAGMPCIGCTEFDFPRNNMLETKKNIGIPDEVPLGVSKRAYLSIAGVAKTFKIDRLNEKIIK; encoded by the coding sequence ATGAAAAATAATGAAAGGAATAAACCAAAAATAGTTTGGCTTCAAGCTATAACTTGTAATGGAAATACTCACTCATTTTTAAGTGCAAATGTAAATAGATTAAAACTATTTTTAAATAGTTTTGATTTGATCTATCACCCTTCTTTAACTACTGATATTTTACTAGATGATTTACTAAAAAAAGATGAAGAAATTGATTTTTTACTTGTAGAGGGTGCAATAAGTTCAAATAAAGAGTTTTTTCAACTATCAAATCAAACTACAAATGAAATTTTAAAAAAGCTTGTTTTAAAGTCAAAATATTTAATAGCTGTTGGTTCTTGTGCTTCTTATGGTGGAGTACATAAAAAGTTTGAGCAAAACAATAATATTTTGGGTTTACAAGAAGCTTTATTTGAACATGATACTTCAACTTTAAAACATCCAATCGTTAATCTTACTGGTTGTCCTGTTCATCCAGAGTGGATATTTCAAACACTATTTTCTCTTAAAGAATATAAGCAAATAGCTTTAGATGAAAAAGGAAGACCAAAAGAGATTTATTCTTATTTAGCCCATCACGGTTGTACAAGAAATGAGTATTTTGAGTGGAAAGTAGAAGCTAATTCTTTCGGATTAAAAGAAGGCTGTCTTTTTTACGAACAAGGTTGTCGTGGTCCAATGACTCACTCAAACTGTAATAAAATTCTTTGGAATGATGTAAATAGTAAAACAAGAGCAGGAATGCCCTGTATTGGCTGTACAGAGTTTGATTTTCCTAGAAATAATATGCTTGAAACAAAAAAGAATATTGGTATTCCAGATGAAGTTCCTTTAGGTGTTAGTAAAAGAGCTTATTTATCTATTGCTGGAGTAGCTAAAACTTTTAAAATAGATAGATTAAATGAAAAGATTATTAAATGA